The DNA region tccactgggggtgatcaaacttgaatgggagtctatcgggctaaacTAATtactctttcacctgcttgtctaAATATCgcttttattgtagattccgcaagttcaaatagattatggttcaaaagtcaaatgagtacTTATATCcttcgatttcttacagtttgggcctGTTGACTACGCTCCATTCTCTGATGCTGAccagggacggacttgcgactgatcTCAGAGACCCTCTTTCGGCATCTGAAGCTAAGCGcatcctccagatgtgccgctggcttatcttaaggaggactttcactaaacatatacatattaatattttaatatatttttgcgtactgtatttatattatatatatatatattattatactatatatgttaataaaaggaagtgggaccgaagtgattcagaaactgccgtaaacgcatacctctgacagtgtgaccgTCATCGCATTTTCcttgaacacctttttagaactacttaaaaaaatgcaatattcagctgagtttattattttagccccacttcttctactactactttcAAATTCTTGACAAAAAATTTCATCTACtaaagtggattctgaggataaaacctcTTGGCTCCCATTCTTCTggacttcttctactactactactccttcATCTTCTAagattactactactactacttcctTCTTCTAACTACTCGgaactacttctactactactcaGTTCTCCTTCTATTAGACATTCTTCTTCTAcattctactactactactactactactccttcttcttctactactactacttcttcttcttctactacttcttcttcttcttctactactactccttctactactactacttcttcttctactactacttcttcttctactactactactccttctactactactactactactactccttctactacttcttctactactactccttctactactactactactacttcttcttctactactactccttctactactactactccttctactactactactactactactactactactccttcttcttctactactactccttcttcttctactactactactccttcttctactactactccttcttctactactactccttcttcttctactactccttcttcttcttcttcttcttcttcttcttcttcttcttcttctactactactactccttctACTACtccttcttctactactactactccttcttctactactactactactactccttcttcttctactactcctactactactccttcttcttctactactactactccttcttctactacttcttcttctactactactacttcttctactactacttcttcttctactactactccttcttctactactacttcttcttaCTACtccttcttctactactactccttcttcttctactactactccttcttcttctcctcctttttctttttcttttacttcttcttcAGTCTGCAGATAAAGCACTTCACTACAACCCTCCActccctttttataaagtgacGTTGTTGTCCCATTGTGTTGCCAAAACGTTAATCTGAGATAAGGCGTCCgttctctgtgtttgtatagtGCAGTGTGCAGTAAAACAACACTGCATAGCTGAAAGTCAATGGGCCAGGATGAAACCCTACCCCTCCTCTTACTGTCTTTTGTCCTTGCGTATCTTGACGTGAAGGTGTAAATACTCAGAGTGTGGACTCGATGAACCAGGCAGCAAGTTCATTGAAAAAATTGTCACAACCAGAGCTGACCTGGGTTTCCCTCTGACACTTGGATGGCGGTTAAGGAAGTCTGTCTTTAGGTATTTTATCTATTATCTTATCTATTATCTTATCTATAAGTTTGTTATCTTTATGTGGGCAataattcatctttttaaattgctttcaaaagcaataaaaagaagAGTTCAATGTTTTTCTACTTGCCAGGTCGTGCAAGTGGGTCAGAAAATCTGTTTGTCAtgttaaatctttatttaagtaaaagaacATGGAGTTTCGCTCACATCCTCATTACCTCCAGCCCACTAAACTCCTGTTTCCTGAATAATTGAAATGCTTGTTTGCGCTTCAGCTCCTAAACTCTTAAACTTTAATGTAACGTGAGTTCTTAATCGGTAATGAGCATGTGCAACtgtcaacagagatgagaatgaagccatcatcatcatccatcatcagcTCCAGAAAaatctttgattattttttttttaccacttgccagatcgtgtgtgtgtgttctaagATTTACGAGCCTGTGgcggttatttatttattttattttaactttattcgGGCCAATATCGCGCCCTAAAAGATTCAGaacagacttaaaaaacaaaaactgcaaaaagtTAAAAGCAACAAAGAAGCATTAAAGGTAACAACAGACttaaaacaaaccagcaaaTTGCATCAATCATAGAATTTTTGGTTCTGTGTCGGAACCACAGAAAAGTGCTCAAATAATccttaatattgtttttaaagttttgcatTCTTATTAAAATGATCTATTTTAACATGTCTCTGTAGCTCACACCAAGAGGAAAGTTAAAACACGTTATAGACCTGGCAAGGGGGCAAAACTTATTGTTGAGCTCTTAATGTCTTTACGAAAtaaattttttgtttgtgatggCTTGGTTTGTTATTTTGGGCACTTACCTTGAACGTGAACATGTGATAATGCTTGTTAAATCAATAATTGTAGGTTTTATAATTCAACTCATttttgtgcatatatatatatatatattcagttacACGACTTAAGTATAAATCCctaaaaaagcaaaaacttcAAATATTTCATCTGTCACATTTGTAATACAGGACACATCATGTATATCACCATTCATGGAGAGAAGGGATTTTCTCACCAGCACAAATAGGCCCTTCTGGTGAGAAAAACCTCCCACTCAGGTTCTGACTGTAAATGGTTCATGAAATAAGTGGGTCAGATATTTGGGCTAGAGACCCAGCGGGGCTTCTCATTTTAATCTATTGTAGGCCTACCTGCGCAAAGAGAAGAGTTTGAGTCCGGTGATGGGAAGAAAATGTCAGCATGACAGTGATGTGCTGAATCTATCACTGACTGTAGGTCAGTTAAATCAAGATGGGAGCTTGATTTGTGATGCATTTGTGATTTGTTTCTACGCTCAGTGAAGATAATGGTGCTGAAATGATGGTTACCAAGCTTTCCCTTTCAATTCCTGCCAACTATTGTTAACCTCGTAGTCCAATATCATATGGAACTATTTCCATGTTGCATTTCATCCCTGTTCCCtgtattgtgacattttttgatGCAGTCATTAGTTTAAGTTGGATAATCGGACAGATCAGTGGTTGTGTGACGTGTTCCGGTTCTACAACaatttttaaaagtaattttcgctgaagaacaacatttaaagtCAAGCACTATTCGGCCGttcatataaaacaaacaatatgccTATCTTGCACAGGTTTAAGAATTATTTTGAATCAGTCATAAACTTATGGGATTCATGTTGATGAATattattagattagattaaaaaccattttgttatattttatttgtatttatttacttcaaaCGTGACAAGAAagtaaacaaaccaaacaagaaataaaatgaacaataaatatAGCAAACTTTCAATAAACACAACCTAATTCTCAATACTCAGAAGCATTagtctttaggcgcaggctgaaaactcacctcttcaagaagtactaccctgagccttcctcgtagcacttattgcactcgtattagttgttgcacttactgtatttgtatcagttcgctgcacttattgaattcgtattcgtttactgcacttatcctattcgtagtagtttgtagcacttactatattcggattagtctgttgcaattattgttttcgtagtaatttgcctctgcactatacttttgctctggcttatgctttaagatgcttgtttaagaaaggagatgcacttatgacttctggtgactagtagttctcttgaatacctatgttgaatacacttcctgtaagtcgctttggataaaagcgtctgctaaatgactgtaatgtaaatgtaatgtaatgtaattagtgaaaaacaacaagctAGGGCTATGATAgattattaaactattaaaaagcaaaatacaaCCATAGTCCTTCTTCATTATAGTTTCGCCATGGCAGACCTACGTCCTCCGTCACATCATAATCACGTAGTTTAGTGAAAGTGTAGTCGGATTCTCTAAGTTCCAGAGTCGTCTTTTCCTAAACCCTTATgaattctccttcacatctCTGTTGAGCTTGTGATATTTTCCATTGCTGTCAAGGAAAAGTGGTTAGGAATAGACGTTCTGAggtaatattttattcatttgtaattAATCACGTCTTGCGCATCAATCTTTTCTCCTTCGCCAACCTCACTTTGTACTTGATAAGCTGAGCTGACGGGCTCACTAACCTGTTTCTGTATCTGAGCACTAACAacgtgtgtgtttctctcctctcacagaCTCCGATGTTGCTGCCATGTGCCAGCCTCGCACCCGAAGCAGACGAAAAACTCCGCTCAACGAAGACCTCCTGTCGACTTTCTGTTCTCTGATTGAGGAAACTTTCAGTGACTCTCCTCCGGGACTCACGGAGCTCCACCACGTCTCCACCCAGACCCCACCTtcatccagcagcagcttcctcATCCTCCCACAGGACTGGCTGTACTGTCAGTGAGGTAAggtttttgtttgacccatctgacttgtctttgttttgaatCACTCCGATGGTGATGGAGATGTTAtttcatgtgtgtttcttttttcctcaaagGTTCATTCACAAATGTCTACCTCACGATTAAAAGAGCTCTCTCCAACACTGCGACCCTgaacaggaaacaaaatgaCCTCGAGCATCGACCGGTGAGACAAACGTTAtgttttcttattcatttttattaattatgtagTCTCTAACATGCATCTAACAACATCTTTCTTACCAATAATCccgaaaaaaaatgatttgtgctAGATGATGATTTAAACCCGTTATTTATGACAATTGCCACAGATTGATTTTCGATCAATTGACTAAAGCCTCTTTCCTACTGGACAAAAAAATCATTAAGATCTAGCTTTTGTCTTCAGTGGGAAAGGTTACAATTGGCATTCATTCCCTGGATAAAATAATCTGCAGTAGAAACGAGTATTTATCGTCTCCAGCTTCATTTTCACCTATTTTAAGTTTTGATTCTGTGTGACACGCAttgaagtaaatatataaattaaataaaaacaacagggaTGTATACAGttaatctgctttttttgtcaaagccacaagactccagTCAAATAACAGTCATTTACCTCACTGACATCAAACCACATTTCATTTCTacagaaacaaaattaaactaaTCAAAACTTTGTTaatctttccactgttccaaaaAATCATCAACTCTGGTTCGATTAAAATAAACCCTTTATTTACATATTCTCTACTCAAAGCTACCAggctccattgacagaaacagtcaCTTTGCATTGCTCATTGTCATAAAACACTCCTATTCAAACCCAAGAGgaactaaataaatattttgttttaaaacatgtctttgttagtctttccactgttccaacaatcacaaAACTGGTTTGAGAGTCTgacagagagactgaataagtaaACGATATATCAACAGTAGCCACGTTACCACGgtaacattttcattgtttacTAAAACCTGTTTTACTGCACGTTGTTTATAGTGAAAGTGACACACCAGTAAAAACAGAAAGGCTAGTTGTTCACTGGCAACGGAAACAGAGTCTAtcactgattttcttttttttgcaggtttttcAAAGCTCTAACTTttagtggaaaaaatatataattgtcTCGGTAGCAGTGGACATAAGTCACATTGGGGTTACAGTGTTCAAGTTCTTTATGTTCAGCTTTATTCTGTCCTGCTTTTACCTTGAAATAAATACGTAGGATTAGCAGAGACTCTCTTTTCTTAGTGTTCATAAAGATTATTGCAGATTGAATATTAGGGGACCTCTTCAACTGTCGGTGTTTGTTCTGCAGGGATGACAGCAGTATCTTTGATGGGTTAATGGAAGGGGATGAAAAGGACAAAGCAAAACGGTACGACACCTTCTGAGTAGTGTTCAGATCCAACAACATCCTCCATGATATTACAAATAAGTTTTTATGAGACTTTATATGAGAATAAAGCTTCCCATGCAAAGATACATCAGCCTTAACTTACATTAGATGTTCCTATAAAGTTTTCATGATGTGGTTTATTCTCCCAAAATGAATGCACTTACAATTTTGCAGCATTTGCTAATGTAGCTGTAAACATTACCAAACTACTGTATGTTatcaaaacaaaaccttttccTATTCTCGTTGTCTCGACACACAGAGAGTCCCGAAACAAGTCCGAGAAGAAACGCAGAGACCAGTTCAATGTCCTCATCAAGGAGCTGGGCACCATGTTGCCGGGCAACACCCGCAAGATGGACAAGTCCACTATTTTGCAGAAGAGCATCGACtatctgcacaaacacaaggGTGAGGATCGCTCAAATCGCAGACAGAAAATCAGTTTGATTCAGAGAGTTGTGAGTGTAACACTTCAGCTGAACGTGTTTGTTGACGTGTTGTTTGTCTCGTTCTTCAGAAATCGCTGCTCAGTCGGAGTCGACTGAGATCAGACAAGACTGGAAGCCTCCTTTTCTTAGTAATGAAGAGTTCACTCAGCTGATGTTGGAGGTGAGCATCGAGGACAGAATTCTTGGGCCGTCTTTCGAATACTGcactgcttcttctttttttttgttgcatgtgtatttattctgtttaaacCCAGTAACCCAGTGTTTTATCTCAGATGCAGATGAAGATTAGGCTTCACTAATCAGTGTTTCACCGCCTCTGCAGGATTATGAGCGCCGCTGCTAAAATTTCACACGATCATCCTCTGCTCTCGTGTTTCGCTGTTTGCGGGGCTCACATCTGGATTCTACCAGATAGCGTGTTTCAGTCGGCTCTGCTTCGCAAAAGGATATGCGTCTGGTATATTTTCTTTGATGGAGCAGCAGGGCCGTTGCACAGATCAGATCAAGCCGGGCAGGAAGTGTAACCGCTAGAACAAccagtcattttttaaatatacctTCCGATTGTATGAAATCACTACAACCACAAATATGTTATCCATGTCTTTCATAACTGGACTTTTCATGGTATTCACTTTGTCTGTATGCTACAGCACATCAAAGTAGAAAATAGCTACACTACACACAAttcaaaccaacaaaaaaacaactacgaAGTCTACTTACTTACTGGTAGAAGCACAAATATTCAGGAAAAAACGAGATCAACAAAAGCTGCAAGTCAGGCAGACAAAACTCAAACGCTTTTGAAACGCTCCCGATGTGGTTTGAATCTGTGTGGAAGACGAAACAAAACACACGCAGGGAGCGGAGAAGAGCAAAGACTAGTAAATATAAGATAAAGTTTAGGGTACCGGTTACAAACGGGATCGgtaatgaataataattcaCAACATGAAAATTTGCTTTAGTATTTAGCGTTTagtctttcaaaaacaacattttcactgcagtcaaaaatatgtttgttctCCTGCttgctatatatttatattcattaaagaaaggttgtttgataaaaagataacaaactcattaaatcaaatgaatcacatttaatcaaattgaGGGATTTTGTTTGAGGGTACGAcgacagacattcaaagcttgATTCAAAAGcctcaatagaagctttgaatgtaaaaagaaaatgatttacatgtccttttctttttgtttctgtgaatttttgtttctgtcaggCGTTAGATGGATTTTTCCTCGCAATTATGACTGACGGGAATATAATCTACGCCTCTGAGAGTGTGACGTCTCTACTAGAACACTTACCCGTGAGTATAAAGTGAATTATGGACAATGTGGAgtcacaaatcacatttttgggAATATTCTAACAAAGCCCACATGTCAACAGTGCCCCCTGTTGGACACATGCACATGTTTAAAgttcatttttctgtgtttcagtctgATCTTGTGGATCAGAACCTGTTGAACTTCCTGCCCATGGGGGAGCACTCAGACGTGTACAAGGCTCTGTCCTCTCATATCATGGAAGGAGAGACTCTGACGCCCGAATACCTGAAAAGTGAGTCTAATGTTTGATTTGCatcatttccttttgttttattatgctATTGTGCCAATTAATTTCTTGAATTAATGctgtaatttctttctttttttctcagcaaaGAATCAGCTGGAGTTCTGTTGCCACATGCTCCGAGGGACCATCGACCCCCAAGAGCCGCCTGTGTACGAGTACGTCAAGTTCATTGGAAACTTCAAGTCCCTGAATAATGGTGAGTTTCTCTTTACTACTCGTCTGAGCCTCGAGCTCCTGGTGCTCAAGTCTCATCTCCTCTGTCGTATCATCTGTCACCAGTGCCTAAATGTTCCCGAAACGGTTTCGACGGAGTGATTCAGAGATCGCTTCACTCCGCCTGTGAAGACGGAGTTTGTCTCGTAGCAACTGTGAGACTCGCCAAACCACAGTTTATCAAGGtgatctttctctcttcctctggttGACTCACATCTGGGTTTGATGCTAGGAAAAAAGATCAACAGGAGCACTGCCACTGTTGGCAactactttttctttgtttgaaaatatatatttgtgttattcACACTGTGTGAAATCTTTCTCCCAGCTGAGTTAAGCAGCTAATGTTGATTTTACTTTTGCGGATAACCCTCTGATCCCCAAGCAGTTTGGGGGCATTTCTTCACTCCTGTTACATTTTACTCTCTGGACTTGTTTTTCACTGAATATATAAGTCCTGCAAATCTATGGAAAAagcacaatcatggctagaagtaaAGAGAAATCAAAAATGTCTTgtgtgcagaataacacagttaccatgtcataaattatatttttttaaaaagaaatatgcaagttgaatttttattttattttatttatttttatttaaaatgtatttaaccaggaaaagcctcattgagattaaaaatctcCTTTACAAGCGTGTCCTggccaagacagcagcagcacattaaacaaagtttcagacatacaacataaaacagtgacagacaataataaaataaaaaaattccaaGTGTCCACAAATGTTActaatgttggaaaaaatggGGGCTCTATGTGCTATATATTTaactatttccattttttttacaaacttctgacagcctctcctctcctctctgctctgtgttcagcagcccgCATTTTAGTTGAAGTTTCATTGAATTTCTGTCAAGTGACTGTTGTTCTCAGATAAATCAATTATGGATTCATAGTTGCGCTGAAGAGCTCagaattatatgttttttacagtatctggttaaagcaaacggttCATTTGtggcgagattttaaatgagacatgtagaaaacatttctatttatgaaatatcacaattttactCTTCTTTTTGGCTGCTTTTTATGACGGAATACTTTGTCACTTTGTTGGAAATCTGATGATGTGGCTGTGATCaacaatgtagttttgttgattgtttaaagaaaacgtGCTTTTAGATCCTGTCTGGCatgttttggggttcagaggtttgaaaatcaaacattaaccCTTCAGCATTTTGGCATTTTTAGTACATATGTTTTTTAGATAAATGTAGATGATgtctaaatacattttgcaccATCACCTCTGTCTGTTCACAGGAGATGTGCACTGTAGAGGAGCCCAATGAGGAATTCACCTCCAGACATAGTTTAGAGTGGAAATTTCTCTTCTTGGACCACAGGTAaagtttttatgcatttttattttattttatttttcacagtgtCTTCTTCCAATttgggattaaaaaaataataatacaatttttgaATTTTGTTGAAAATTAGCACCAAACACCAGCCAGATGATGGTAAAATCTACAAGTTGCTGCTAGATTTGCTTGAGCGGCTGGCTAAGAAAAGGACATTTTCTAAACTGATAGTTACCCTTTACCAATGGATGATTTATTAAGGGTACTTTCACTGCTATCCCATTCTGTAAGAGTTGATGTGTGACATAAGCAGGAATTCTATAACTAATATTAAATAGTTtgtgaaatgtcaaagaaaTCATCTCCAGACCATATAAGCTATTTTCTTACTATTATGGTTTaaactgcctttttttaatttttaaaacatttttttttgtgtttgagaaagTGTGCAGAAGTCTCCCAATGACTCACCTCAATaaccttttctttgtttgtccaGAGCTCCTCCCATCATAGGCTACCTCCCGTTTGAGGTGCTGGGTACGTCAGGGTACGACTACTACCACGTAGACGACCTGGAGACGCTGGCCAAATGCCACGAACACCGTGAGTTCATCTCAAAGCCACTTCATCCATGATTTCTCAGCTCTCTTTTTTGAGCCGTCAGCCATCAGTCAGCTCCTTCTCCTTGCGTGTCTGCAGTGATGCAATATGGCAAAGGGAAGTCCTGCTACTACAGGTTCCTCACCAAGGGGCAGCAGTGGATTTGGCTTCAGACCCACTACTACATCACCTACCACCAGTGGAACTCCAGACCAGAGTTTattgtctgcacacacactgttgtgAGGTACGTGGAAGATTTTAAAAGTTTCTCACCAGCTGAGATGAAAGAATATGGTGCGAGAATACGTAAAAATCTGCAAGACACCTATGAACAGTGTTACTTGTGCAAATGGTCAGATTTTCCCAATGagtttttgtcaaaatattgtTGTCatcgaaaaataaaaagatcttCGAGCGCTTTTTGATGAAACGCTAGGATGAAGCACCCTGCGGACTATTTTCTGCCAGAAAAAGAGGCTATGTGGACACAGGCTCTTATTCTGAAACATCAATATtccccaaaaagaaaaacaattttgaCCGACATCCTGTTACCCTGAAAACAAATGCCCATTGTTCAGAAAATACACATTCTCcctgcaacaaacagaagcacacggctaattattatgcagaatgaagACATATTTATTATGACATTAGTAAGAACAAAGGATTTTATTGGTCAAACATTTCGTAAGCTGCTGAAATTTAAGTCCATCTGAATGTTTTATCCCCGGCATTAACAAGAAATGATCAAATACGATTTTACGAAATTTCCACGAAGATTTTCTGTACTTGTTGTGAAACAGCTCTTACCCAGAGACATTAAAATTCCTTGGGACAAGAGTAGAACACCACATCATCTTTGTCCTTCACATCTGTCTCTTTAATCAACATGTTCATTCACCGTCTTTGCTCCACAGCTACGCTGAAGTGAGAGCAGAGCAGCGCAGAGAGCTCGGGATTGAAGAATCTCAACCTGAGATCACAGCAGACAAGGTGAGACTTCTGCTCaacagttgtgtgtttttgttttaaattcattAACTGTAGAATGATGGATCAGATATCTGTGATGGATTTGCACGGAGACCCCGGCTGACTTTCTCCCTCCGACCTCACAGACGTCTCAGGATTCAGGCTCTGAGTCGCAGCTCAACACGTCCAGCCTGAAGGAGGCTCTGGAGCGCTTCAACCACAGCCGCACGCCGTCGGCTTCGTCTCGCAGCTCGCGGAAATCCTCCCACACCGCTGTGTCTGACCCGCCCTGTAAGCAACGATCTCTACACGActtcaacattttatattagGGTGGACTTGAGAAGAAGTTGCATTGAACCGAATATTTTCCGTCATTGACTGAaatttgaaactgaaaaaaacagtttgctctccCACTTGctgtcaaaaacacacaaagaaagctCACAACAATAATACCAGACTATCGAAGCTTCATATGCAAACCTCAATATGGgcttttgttgaaaaaaaaaaacatctactttgtttttcacatttacagAGCCAGAGCTGTGTATTAAcacagaatttttttaattacaaacaGAACGAGAGGTAGACAACCGTGAGGAGATATTTGCTAAATTTAACCAGaaagtatttcattaaaatcaaaGAATCTGCCTTTTCAATGTGCCTTTAGccttattttaataataaaatataaaatgaaggGTAATAATAGATTATGACAGAATATTTACAACCCTGTCTGTTAAAATGATGGACAACGAGAAAGTCTAACTCAACCACATGTTTCTGTTTCCCTCTCAGCGTCACAGATGAAGCTC from Anoplopoma fimbria isolate UVic2021 breed Golden Eagle Sablefish chromosome 8, Afim_UVic_2022, whole genome shotgun sequence includes:
- the clocka gene encoding circadian locomoter output cycles protein kaput codes for the protein MTSSIDRDDSSIFDGLMEGDEKDKAKRESRNKSEKKRRDQFNVLIKELGTMLPGNTRKMDKSTILQKSIDYLHKHKEIAAQSESTEIRQDWKPPFLSNEEFTQLMLEALDGFFLAIMTDGNIIYASESVTSLLEHLPSDLVDQNLLNFLPMGEHSDVYKALSSHIMEGETLTPEYLKTKNQLEFCCHMLRGTIDPQEPPVYEYVKFIGNFKSLNNVPKCSRNGFDGVIQRSLHSACEDGVCLVATVRLAKPQFIKEMCTVEEPNEEFTSRHSLEWKFLFLDHRAPPIIGYLPFEVLGTSGYDYYHVDDLETLAKCHEHLMQYGKGKSCYYRFLTKGQQWIWLQTHYYITYHQWNSRPEFIVCTHTVVSYAEVRAEQRRELGIEESQPEITADKTSQDSGSESQLNTSSLKEALERFNHSRTPSASSRSSRKSSHTAVSDPPSSQMKLQADSRSTPGRQSVSAVEMTSQRRSSISSQQSMSSQNTGQNMATSMVSQQQQQQQQQQQQQQQQPQQQQVQISSQSMVQFSSQLEVMHNLKEQLEQRTRLIEANIQRQQDELRQIQDELHRVQGQNLQMFLPKAAGGLSLGSVQMAQGNIVQQGGTLGMQGQVVSAGPLQTSIQQQQHAVQPQQQTLLRDQNTALSQRTSLTLQPQQNSLSASLYNTMMIPQQSPANVVQIATSLAQNTGPNTPAVATFAQDRSAQIRFPASPQLLTKLVTGQMACGAVMVPTTMFMGQVVTAFAPQQGQTQTISISQQPPQQQQQEHQQVQQQSQATAMQQGQAQLAQQQTQFLQAPRLLHGNQSAQLILQAAFPLQQQGTFAATTQQQQQQQQQQQQQLQQKQLQQQKQQLAPHRTDSLSDRSASQPQ